The following proteins come from a genomic window of Lolium rigidum isolate FL_2022 chromosome 5, APGP_CSIRO_Lrig_0.1, whole genome shotgun sequence:
- the LOC124652776 gene encoding ubiquitin domain-containing protein 1-like, whose amino-acid sequence MGCVGSTPKGAAAAGGGKTAEVTKKVRKPKPWKHPQPITIGQLRQMRDEFWDTAPHYGGQKEIWDALRVAAESEVALAQTIVESAGVIVSNADLTLCYDERGAKYELPKYVLSEPTNLVQDS is encoded by the exons ATGGGCTGCGTAGGATCCACCCCCAAGGGCGCCGCAGCCGCCGGAGGCGGTAAGACTGCCG AAGTTACAAAGAAAGTCAGGAAACCTAAGCCATGGAAGCACCCCCAGCCGATTACAATTGGCCAGCTCAGGCAGATGCGTGATGAGTTTTGGGACACAGCTCCTCACTATGGTGGTCAGAAAG aaatttgggatgcccttcgtgtTGCAGCAGAGTCTGAGGTAGCCCTTGCGCAGACAATTGTGGAAAGTGCGGGTGTAATTGTTTCAAATGCTGACCTGACTCTCTGCTATGATGAAAGAG GTGCTAAATATGAACTTCCCAAGTATGTGTTGAGTGAGCCAACCAACCTGGTCCAAGACAGTTGA